One region of Bubalus bubalis isolate 160015118507 breed Murrah chromosome 15, NDDB_SH_1, whole genome shotgun sequence genomic DNA includes:
- the CEBPD gene encoding CCAAT/enhancer-binding protein delta → MSAALFSLDGPARGAPWTAEPVAFYEPGRAGKPGRGAEPAASAMYDDESAIDFSAYIDSMAAVPTLELCHDELFADLFNSNHKAGALELLPGGPARLGGPGPAPRPLKREPDWGDGDAPGSLLPAQVAACAQTVVSLAAAAQPTPPASPEPPRRSPAPPAPGPARDKAAGKRGPDRGSPEYRQRRERNNIAVRKSRDKAKRRNQEMQQKLVELSAENEKLQQRVEQLTRDLAGLRRFFKQLPGAPFLPGAGAADAR, encoded by the coding sequence ATGAGCGCCGCGCTTTTCAGTCTGGACGGCCCAGCGCGCGGCGCGCCCTGGACGGCGGAACCCGTTGCCTTCTACGAGCCCGGCCGCGCGGGGAAGCCGGGTCGCGGAGCCGAGCCGGCCGCGTCCGCCATGTACGACGACGAGAGCGCCATCGACTTCAGCGCCTACATCGACTCCATGGCCGCCGTGCCCACCCTGGAGCTGTGCCACGATGAGCTCTTCGCCGACCTCTTCAACAGCAACCACAAAGCGGGCGCCCTGGAGCTACTGCCCGGGGGCCCCGCGCGCCTCGGGGGCCCTGGCCCGGCGCCGCGACCCCTCAAGCGCGAGCCCGACTGGGGCGACGGCGACGCGCCCGGCTCCCTGCTGCCCGCGCAGGTGGCCGCGTGCGCGCAGACGGTGGTGAGCCTCGCGGCCGCTGCGCAACCCACACCGCCCGCGTCGCCAGAGCCGCCGCGCCGGAGCCCCGCGCCCCCAGCGCCCGGGCCCGCGCGAGACAAGGCGGCAGGCAAGCGGGGCCCGGACCGCGGCAGCCCCGAGTACCGGCAGCGACGCGAGCGCAACAACATTGCTGTGCGCAAGAGCCGCGACAAGGCCAAGCGGCGCAACCAGGAGATGCAGCAGAAGCTGGTGGAGCTTTCGGCCGAGAACGAGAAGCTGCAGCAGCGCGTGGAGCAGCTCACGCGGGACCTGGCCGGACTGCGGCGCTTCTTCAAGCAGCTGCCCGGCGCGCCCTTCCTGCCCGGCGCGGGGGCGGCGGACGCGCGGTGA